One region of Pan paniscus chromosome 5, NHGRI_mPanPan1-v2.0_pri, whole genome shotgun sequence genomic DNA includes:
- the BAG6 gene encoding large proline-rich protein BAG6 isoform X3, which translates to MEPNDSTSTAVEEPDSLEVLVKTLDSQTRTFIVGAQMNVKEFKEHIAASVSIPSEKQRLIYQGRVLQDDKKLQEYNVGGKVIHLVERAPPQTHLPSGASSGTGSASATHGGGPPPGTRGPGASVHDRNANSYVMVGTFNLPSDGSAVDVHINMEQAPIQSEPRVRLVMAQHMIRDIQTLLSRMECRGGPQPQHSQPPPQPPAVTPEPVALSSQTSEPVESEAPPREPMEAEEVEERAPAQNPELTPGPAPAGPTPAPETNAPNHPSPAEYVEVLQELQRLESRLQPFLQRYYEVLGAAATTDYNNNHEGREEDQRLINLVGESLRLLGNTFVALSDLRCNLACTPPRHLHVVRPMSHYTTPMVLQQAAIPIQINVGTTVTMTGNGTRPPPTPNAEAPPPGPGQASSVAPSSTNVESSAEGAPPPGPAPPPATSHPRVIRISHQSVEPVVMMHMNIQDSGTQPGGVPSAPTGPLGPPGHGQTLGSTLIQLPSLPPEFMHAVAHQITHQAMVAAVASAAAGQQVPGFPTAPTRVVIARPTPPQARPSHPGGPPVSGTLGAGLGTNASLAQMVSGLVGQLLMQPVLVAQGTPGMAPPAAPATASASAGTTNTATTAGPAPGGPAQPPPAPQPSTADLQFSQLLGNLLGPAGPGAGGPGVASPTITVAMPGVPAFLQGMTDFLQATQTAPPPPPPPPPPPPAPEQQTMPPPGSPSGGAGSPGGLGLESLSPEFFTSVVQGVLSSLLGSLGARAGSSESIAAFIQRLSGSSNIFEPGTDGALGFFGALLSLLCQNFSMVDVVMLLHGHFQPLQRLQPQLRSFFHQHYLGGQEPTPSNIRMATHTLITGLEEYVRESFSLVQVQPGVDIIRTNLEFLQEQFNSIAAHVLHCTDSGFGARLLELCNQGLFECLALNLHCLGGQQMELAAVINGRIRRMSRGVNPSLVSWLTTMMGLRLQVVLEHMPVGPDAILRYVRRVGDPPQPLPEEPMEVQGAERASPEPQRENASPAPGTTAEEAMSRGPPPAPEGGSRDEQDGASAETEPWAAAVPPEWVPIIQQDIQSQRKVKPQPPLSDAYLSGMPAKRRKTMQGEGPQLLLSEAVSRAAKAAGARPLTSPESLSRDLEAPEVQESYRQQLRSDIQKRLQEDPNYSPQRFPNAQRAFADDP; encoded by the exons ATGAATGTAAAAGAGTTTAAGGAGCACATTGCTGCCTCTGTCAGCATCCCATCTGAAAAACAACGGCTCATTTACCAGGGACGAGTTCTGCAAGATGATAAGAAGCTTCAGGAATACA ATGTTGGGGGAAAGGTTATCCACCTGGTGGAACGGGCTCCTCCTCAGACTCACCTCCCTTCTGGGGCATCTTCTGGGACGGGGTCTGCCTCAGCCACTCATGGTGGGGGACCCCCCCCTGGTACTCGGGGGCCTGGGGCCTCTGTTCATGACCGGAATGCCAACAGCTATGTCATGGTTGGAACCTTCAATCTTCCT AGTGACGGCTCTGCTGTGGATGTTCACATCAACATGGAACAGGCCCCGATTCAG AGTGAGCCCCGGGTACGGCTGGTGATGGCTCAGCACATGATCAGGGATATACAGACCTTACTATCCCGGATGGAG TGTCGAGGAGGGCCCCAACCGCAGCACAGTCAGCCGCCCCCGCAGCCACCGGCTGTGACCCCGGAGCCAGTAGCCTTGAGCTCTCAAACATCAGAACCAGTTGAAAGTGAAGCACCTCCCCGGGAGCCCATGGAGGCAGAAGAAGTGGAGGAGCGTGCCCCAGCCCAGAACCCGGAGCTCACTCCTGGCCCAGCCCCAGCAGGCCCAACACCTGCCCCGGAAACAAATGCACCCAA CCATCCTTCCCCTGCGGAGTATGTCGAGGTGCTCCAGGAGCTACAGCGGCTGGAGAGTCGCCTCCAGCCCTTCTTGCAGCGCTACTACGAGGTTCTGGGTGCTGCTGCCACCACGGACTACAATAACAAT CACGAGGGCCGGGAGGAGGATCAGCGGTTGATCAACTTGGTAGGGGAGAGCCTGCGACTGCTGGGCAACACCTTTGTTGCACTGTCTGACCTGCGCTGCAATCTGGCCTGCACGCCCCCACGACACCTGCATGTGGTCCGGCCTATGTCTCACTACACCACCCCCATGGTGCTCCAGCAGGCAGCCATTCCCATACAG ATCAatgtgggaaccactgtgaccaTGACAGGAAATGGGACTCGGCCCCCCCCGACTCCCAATGCAGAGGCACCTCCCCCTGGTCCTGGGCAGGCCTCATCCGTGGCTCCGTCTTCTACCAATGTCGAGTCCTCAGCTGAGGGGGCTCCCCCGCCAGGTCCAGCTCCCCCGCCAGCCACCAGCCACCCGAGGGTCATCCGGATTTCCCACCAGAGTGTGGAACCCGTGGTCATGATGCACATGAACATTCAAG ATTCTGGCACACAGCCTGGTGGTGTTCCGAGTGCTCCCACTGGCCCCCTGGGACCCCCTGGTCATGGCCAAACCCTGG GCTCCACCCTCATCCAGctgccctccctgccccctgAGTTCATGCACGCCGTCGCCCACCAGATCACTCATCAGGCCATGGTGGCAGCTGTTGCCTCCGCGGCCGCAG GACAGCAGGTGCCAGGCTTCCCAACAGCTCCAACCCGGGTGGTGATTGCCCGGCCCACTCCTCCACAGGCTCGGCCTTCCCATCCTGGAGGGCCCCCAGTCTCTGGGACACTG GGCGCCGGTCTGGGTACCAATGCCTCGTTGGCCCAGATGGTGAGCGGCCTTGTGGGGCAGCTTCTTATGCAGCCAGTCCTTGTGG CTCAGGGGACCCCAGGTATGGCTCCACCGGCAGCCCCTGCCACTGCTTCTGCCAGTGCTGGCACCACCAACACAGCTACCACAGCTGGCCCCGCTCCTGGGGGGCCTGCCCAGCCTCCACCCGCCCCTCAACCCTCCACGGCTGATCTTCAGTTCTCTCAGCTTCTGGGGAACCTGCTAGGGCCTGCagggccaggggctggagggcctGGTGTGGCTTCTCCCACCATCACTGTGGCGATGCCTGGTGTCCCTGCCTTTCTCCAGGGCATGACTGACTTCTTGCAG GCAACACAGACAGcccctccaccacccccacctcctccacccccaccacctgCCCCAGAGCAGCAGACCATGCCCCCACCAGGCTCCCCTTCTGGTGGCGCAGGGAGTCCTGGAGGCCTGGGTCTTGAGAGCCTGTCACCGGAGTTTTTTACCTCAGTGGTGCAGGGTGTGCTCAGCTCCCTGCTGGGCTCCCTGGGGGCTCGGGCTGGCAGCAGTGAAAGTATTGCTGCCTTCATACAACGCCTCAGTGGATCCAGCAACATCTTTGAGCCTGGAACTGATGGGGCCCTTG GATTCTTTGGGGCCTTGCTTTCTCTTCTGTGCCAGAACTTCTCTATGGTGGACGTAGTGATGCTTCTCCATGGGCATTTCCAGCCACTACAACGGCTCCAGCCCCAGCTGCGATCCTTCTTCCACCAGCACTACCTGGGTGGTCAGGAGCCCACACCCAGTAACATCCGG ATGGCAACCCACACATTGATCACGGGGCTAGAAGAGTATGTGCGGGAGAGTTTT TCCTTGGTGCAGGTTCAGCCAGGTGTGGACATCATCCGGACAAACCTGGAATTTCTCCAAGAGCAGTTTAATAGCATTGCTGCGCATGTGCTGCATTGCACAG ATAGTGGATTTGGGGCCCGGTTGCTGGAGTTGTGTAACCAAGGCCTGTTTGAATGCCTGGCCCTAAACCTGCACTGCTTGGGGGGACAGCAGATGGAGCTTGCTGCTGTTATCAATGGCCGAATT CGTCGTATGTCTCGTGGGGTGAATCCCTCCTTGGTGAGCTGGCTGACCACTATGATGGGACTGAGGCTTCAGGTGGTACTGGagcacatgcctgtaggcccTGATGCCATTCTCAGATACGTTCGCAGGGTTGGTGATCCCCCCCAG CCACTTCCTGAGGAGCCAATGGAAGTTCAGGGAGCAGAAAGAGCTTCCCCTGAGCCTCAG CGGGAGAAtgcttccccagcccctggaacAACAGCAGAAGAGGCCATGTCCCGAGGTCCACCTCCTGCTCCTGAGGGGGGCTCCCGGGATGAACAGGATGGAGCTTCAGCTGAGACAGAACCTTGGGCAGCTGCAGTCCCCCCA GAATGGGTCCCTATTATCCAGCAGGACATTCAGAGCCAGCGGAAGGTGAAACCGCAGCCCCCTCTGAGTGATGCCTACCTCAGTGGTATGCCTGCCAAGAGACGCAAG ACGATGCAGGGTGAGGGCCCCCAGCTGCTTCTCTCAGAGGCTGTGAGCCGGGCAGCTAAGGCAGCCGGAGCTCGGCCCCTGACGAGCCCCGAGAGCCTGAGCCGGGACCTGGAGGCACCAGAGGTTCAGGAGAGCTACAGGCAGCAG CTCCGGTCTGATATACAAAAACGACTGCAGGAAGACCCCAACTACAGTCCCCAGCGCTTCCCCAATGCCCAGCGGGCCTTTGCTGATGATCCTTAG
- the BAG6 gene encoding large proline-rich protein BAG6 isoform X1: MEPNDSTSTAVEEPDSLEVLVKTLDSQTRTFIVGAQMNVKEFKEHIAASVSIPSEKQRLIYQGRVLQDDKKLQEYNVGGKVIHLVERAPPQTHLPSGASSGTGSASATHGGGPPPGTRGPGASVHDRNANSYVMVGTFNLPSDGSAVDVHINMEQAPIQSEPRVRLVMAQHMIRDIQTLLSRMECRGGPQPQHSQPPPQPPAVTPEPVALSSQTSEPVESEAPPREPMEAEEVEERAPAQNPELTPGPAPAGPTPAPETNAPNHPSPAEYVEVLQELQRLESRLQPFLQRYYEVLGAAATTDYNNNHEGREEDQRLINLVGESLRLLGNTFVALSDLRCNLACTPPRHLHVVRPMSHYTTPMVLQQAAIPIQINVGTTVTMTGNGTRPPPTPNAEAPPPGPGQASSVAPSSTNVESSAEGAPPPGPAPPPATSHPRVIRISHQSVEPVVMMHMNIQDSGTQPGGVPSAPTGPLGPPGHGQTLGSTLIQLPSLPPEFMHAVAHQITHQAMVAAVASAAAALFGLSLLPPTGQQVPGFPTAPTRVVIARPTPPQARPSHPGGPPVSGTLQGAGLGTNASLAQMVSGLVGQLLMQPVLVAQGTPGMAPPAAPATASASAGTTNTATTAGPAPGGPAQPPPAPQPSTADLQFSQLLGNLLGPAGPGAGGPGVASPTITVAMPGVPAFLQGMTDFLQATQTAPPPPPPPPPPPPAPEQQTMPPPGSPSGGAGSPGGLGLESLSPEFFTSVVQGVLSSLLGSLGARAGSSESIAAFIQRLSGSSNIFEPGTDGALGFFGALLSLLCQNFSMVDVVMLLHGHFQPLQRLQPQLRSFFHQHYLGGQEPTPSNIRMATHTLITGLEEYVRESFSLVQVQPGVDIIRTNLEFLQEQFNSIAAHVLHCTDSGFGARLLELCNQGLFECLALNLHCLGGQQMELAAVINGRIRRMSRGVNPSLVSWLTTMMGLRLQVVLEHMPVGPDAILRYVRRVGDPPQPLPEEPMEVQGAERASPEPQRENASPAPGTTAEEAMSRGPPPAPEGGSRDEQDGASAETEPWAAAVPPEWVPIIQQDIQSQRKVKPQPPLSDAYLSGMPAKRRKTMQGEGPQLLLSEAVSRAAKAAGARPLTSPESLSRDLEAPEVQESYRQQLRSDIQKRLQEDPNYSPQRFPNAQRAFADDP; the protein is encoded by the exons ATGAATGTAAAAGAGTTTAAGGAGCACATTGCTGCCTCTGTCAGCATCCCATCTGAAAAACAACGGCTCATTTACCAGGGACGAGTTCTGCAAGATGATAAGAAGCTTCAGGAATACA ATGTTGGGGGAAAGGTTATCCACCTGGTGGAACGGGCTCCTCCTCAGACTCACCTCCCTTCTGGGGCATCTTCTGGGACGGGGTCTGCCTCAGCCACTCATGGTGGGGGACCCCCCCCTGGTACTCGGGGGCCTGGGGCCTCTGTTCATGACCGGAATGCCAACAGCTATGTCATGGTTGGAACCTTCAATCTTCCT AGTGACGGCTCTGCTGTGGATGTTCACATCAACATGGAACAGGCCCCGATTCAG AGTGAGCCCCGGGTACGGCTGGTGATGGCTCAGCACATGATCAGGGATATACAGACCTTACTATCCCGGATGGAG TGTCGAGGAGGGCCCCAACCGCAGCACAGTCAGCCGCCCCCGCAGCCACCGGCTGTGACCCCGGAGCCAGTAGCCTTGAGCTCTCAAACATCAGAACCAGTTGAAAGTGAAGCACCTCCCCGGGAGCCCATGGAGGCAGAAGAAGTGGAGGAGCGTGCCCCAGCCCAGAACCCGGAGCTCACTCCTGGCCCAGCCCCAGCAGGCCCAACACCTGCCCCGGAAACAAATGCACCCAA CCATCCTTCCCCTGCGGAGTATGTCGAGGTGCTCCAGGAGCTACAGCGGCTGGAGAGTCGCCTCCAGCCCTTCTTGCAGCGCTACTACGAGGTTCTGGGTGCTGCTGCCACCACGGACTACAATAACAAT CACGAGGGCCGGGAGGAGGATCAGCGGTTGATCAACTTGGTAGGGGAGAGCCTGCGACTGCTGGGCAACACCTTTGTTGCACTGTCTGACCTGCGCTGCAATCTGGCCTGCACGCCCCCACGACACCTGCATGTGGTCCGGCCTATGTCTCACTACACCACCCCCATGGTGCTCCAGCAGGCAGCCATTCCCATACAG ATCAatgtgggaaccactgtgaccaTGACAGGAAATGGGACTCGGCCCCCCCCGACTCCCAATGCAGAGGCACCTCCCCCTGGTCCTGGGCAGGCCTCATCCGTGGCTCCGTCTTCTACCAATGTCGAGTCCTCAGCTGAGGGGGCTCCCCCGCCAGGTCCAGCTCCCCCGCCAGCCACCAGCCACCCGAGGGTCATCCGGATTTCCCACCAGAGTGTGGAACCCGTGGTCATGATGCACATGAACATTCAAG ATTCTGGCACACAGCCTGGTGGTGTTCCGAGTGCTCCCACTGGCCCCCTGGGACCCCCTGGTCATGGCCAAACCCTGG GCTCCACCCTCATCCAGctgccctccctgccccctgAGTTCATGCACGCCGTCGCCCACCAGATCACTCATCAGGCCATGGTGGCAGCTGTTGCCTCCGCGGCCGCAG CCCTCTTCGGTCTGTCTCTTCTGCCACCCACAGGACAGCAGGTGCCAGGCTTCCCAACAGCTCCAACCCGGGTGGTGATTGCCCGGCCCACTCCTCCACAGGCTCGGCCTTCCCATCCTGGAGGGCCCCCAGTCTCTGGGACACTG CAGGGCGCCGGTCTGGGTACCAATGCCTCGTTGGCCCAGATGGTGAGCGGCCTTGTGGGGCAGCTTCTTATGCAGCCAGTCCTTGTGG CTCAGGGGACCCCAGGTATGGCTCCACCGGCAGCCCCTGCCACTGCTTCTGCCAGTGCTGGCACCACCAACACAGCTACCACAGCTGGCCCCGCTCCTGGGGGGCCTGCCCAGCCTCCACCCGCCCCTCAACCCTCCACGGCTGATCTTCAGTTCTCTCAGCTTCTGGGGAACCTGCTAGGGCCTGCagggccaggggctggagggcctGGTGTGGCTTCTCCCACCATCACTGTGGCGATGCCTGGTGTCCCTGCCTTTCTCCAGGGCATGACTGACTTCTTGCAG GCAACACAGACAGcccctccaccacccccacctcctccacccccaccacctgCCCCAGAGCAGCAGACCATGCCCCCACCAGGCTCCCCTTCTGGTGGCGCAGGGAGTCCTGGAGGCCTGGGTCTTGAGAGCCTGTCACCGGAGTTTTTTACCTCAGTGGTGCAGGGTGTGCTCAGCTCCCTGCTGGGCTCCCTGGGGGCTCGGGCTGGCAGCAGTGAAAGTATTGCTGCCTTCATACAACGCCTCAGTGGATCCAGCAACATCTTTGAGCCTGGAACTGATGGGGCCCTTG GATTCTTTGGGGCCTTGCTTTCTCTTCTGTGCCAGAACTTCTCTATGGTGGACGTAGTGATGCTTCTCCATGGGCATTTCCAGCCACTACAACGGCTCCAGCCCCAGCTGCGATCCTTCTTCCACCAGCACTACCTGGGTGGTCAGGAGCCCACACCCAGTAACATCCGG ATGGCAACCCACACATTGATCACGGGGCTAGAAGAGTATGTGCGGGAGAGTTTT TCCTTGGTGCAGGTTCAGCCAGGTGTGGACATCATCCGGACAAACCTGGAATTTCTCCAAGAGCAGTTTAATAGCATTGCTGCGCATGTGCTGCATTGCACAG ATAGTGGATTTGGGGCCCGGTTGCTGGAGTTGTGTAACCAAGGCCTGTTTGAATGCCTGGCCCTAAACCTGCACTGCTTGGGGGGACAGCAGATGGAGCTTGCTGCTGTTATCAATGGCCGAATT CGTCGTATGTCTCGTGGGGTGAATCCCTCCTTGGTGAGCTGGCTGACCACTATGATGGGACTGAGGCTTCAGGTGGTACTGGagcacatgcctgtaggcccTGATGCCATTCTCAGATACGTTCGCAGGGTTGGTGATCCCCCCCAG CCACTTCCTGAGGAGCCAATGGAAGTTCAGGGAGCAGAAAGAGCTTCCCCTGAGCCTCAG CGGGAGAAtgcttccccagcccctggaacAACAGCAGAAGAGGCCATGTCCCGAGGTCCACCTCCTGCTCCTGAGGGGGGCTCCCGGGATGAACAGGATGGAGCTTCAGCTGAGACAGAACCTTGGGCAGCTGCAGTCCCCCCA GAATGGGTCCCTATTATCCAGCAGGACATTCAGAGCCAGCGGAAGGTGAAACCGCAGCCCCCTCTGAGTGATGCCTACCTCAGTGGTATGCCTGCCAAGAGACGCAAG ACGATGCAGGGTGAGGGCCCCCAGCTGCTTCTCTCAGAGGCTGTGAGCCGGGCAGCTAAGGCAGCCGGAGCTCGGCCCCTGACGAGCCCCGAGAGCCTGAGCCGGGACCTGGAGGCACCAGAGGTTCAGGAGAGCTACAGGCAGCAG CTCCGGTCTGATATACAAAAACGACTGCAGGAAGACCCCAACTACAGTCCCCAGCGCTTCCCCAATGCCCAGCGGGCCTTTGCTGATGATCCTTAG
- the BAG6 gene encoding large proline-rich protein BAG6 isoform X6 produces the protein MEPNDSTSTAVEEPDSLEVLVKTLDSQTRTFIVGAQMNVKEFKEHIAASVSIPSEKQRLIYQGRVLQDDKKLQEYNVGGKVIHLVERAPPQTHLPSGASSGTGSASATHGGGPPPGTRGPGASVHDRNANSYVMVGTFNLPSDGSAVDVHINMEQAPIQSEPRVRLVMAQHMIRDIQTLLSRMECRGGPQPQHSQPPPQPPAVTPEPVALSSQTSEPVESEAPPREPMEAEEVEERAPAQNPELTPGPAPAGPTPAPETNAPNHPSPAEYVEVLQELQRLESRLQPFLQRYYEVLGAAATTDYNNNHEGREEDQRLINLVGESLRLLGNTFVALSDLRCNLACTPPRHLHVVRPMSHYTTPMVLQQAAIPIQINVGTTVTMTGNGTRPPPTPNAEAPPPGPGQASSVAPSSTNVESSAEGAPPPGPAPPPATSHPRVIRISHQSVEPVVMMHMNIQDSGTQPGGVPSAPTGPLGPPGHGQTLGQQVPGFPTAPTRVVIARPTPPQARPSHPGGPPVSGTLQGAGLGTNASLAQMVSGLVGQLLMQPVLVAQGTPGMAPPAAPATASASAGTTNTATTAGPAPGGPAQPPPAPQPSTADLQFSQLLGNLLGPAGPGAGGPGVASPTITVAMPGVPAFLQGMTDFLQATQTAPPPPPPPPPPPPAPEQQTMPPPGSPSGGAGSPGGLGLESLSPEFFTSVVQGVLSSLLGSLGARAGSSESIAAFIQRLSGSSNIFEPGTDGALGFFGALLSLLCQNFSMVDVVMLLHGHFQPLQRLQPQLRSFFHQHYLGGQEPTPSNIRMATHTLITGLEEYVRESFSLVQVQPGVDIIRTNLEFLQEQFNSIAAHVLHCTDSGFGARLLELCNQGLFECLALNLHCLGGQQMELAAVINGRIRRMSRGVNPSLVSWLTTMMGLRLQVVLEHMPVGPDAILRYVRRVGDPPQPLPEEPMEVQGAERASPEPQRENASPAPGTTAEEAMSRGPPPAPEGGSRDEQDGASAETEPWAAAVPPEWVPIIQQDIQSQRKVKPQPPLSDAYLSGMPAKRRKTMQGEGPQLLLSEAVSRAAKAAGARPLTSPESLSRDLEAPEVQESYRQQLRSDIQKRLQEDPNYSPQRFPNAQRAFADDP, from the exons ATGAATGTAAAAGAGTTTAAGGAGCACATTGCTGCCTCTGTCAGCATCCCATCTGAAAAACAACGGCTCATTTACCAGGGACGAGTTCTGCAAGATGATAAGAAGCTTCAGGAATACA ATGTTGGGGGAAAGGTTATCCACCTGGTGGAACGGGCTCCTCCTCAGACTCACCTCCCTTCTGGGGCATCTTCTGGGACGGGGTCTGCCTCAGCCACTCATGGTGGGGGACCCCCCCCTGGTACTCGGGGGCCTGGGGCCTCTGTTCATGACCGGAATGCCAACAGCTATGTCATGGTTGGAACCTTCAATCTTCCT AGTGACGGCTCTGCTGTGGATGTTCACATCAACATGGAACAGGCCCCGATTCAG AGTGAGCCCCGGGTACGGCTGGTGATGGCTCAGCACATGATCAGGGATATACAGACCTTACTATCCCGGATGGAG TGTCGAGGAGGGCCCCAACCGCAGCACAGTCAGCCGCCCCCGCAGCCACCGGCTGTGACCCCGGAGCCAGTAGCCTTGAGCTCTCAAACATCAGAACCAGTTGAAAGTGAAGCACCTCCCCGGGAGCCCATGGAGGCAGAAGAAGTGGAGGAGCGTGCCCCAGCCCAGAACCCGGAGCTCACTCCTGGCCCAGCCCCAGCAGGCCCAACACCTGCCCCGGAAACAAATGCACCCAA CCATCCTTCCCCTGCGGAGTATGTCGAGGTGCTCCAGGAGCTACAGCGGCTGGAGAGTCGCCTCCAGCCCTTCTTGCAGCGCTACTACGAGGTTCTGGGTGCTGCTGCCACCACGGACTACAATAACAAT CACGAGGGCCGGGAGGAGGATCAGCGGTTGATCAACTTGGTAGGGGAGAGCCTGCGACTGCTGGGCAACACCTTTGTTGCACTGTCTGACCTGCGCTGCAATCTGGCCTGCACGCCCCCACGACACCTGCATGTGGTCCGGCCTATGTCTCACTACACCACCCCCATGGTGCTCCAGCAGGCAGCCATTCCCATACAG ATCAatgtgggaaccactgtgaccaTGACAGGAAATGGGACTCGGCCCCCCCCGACTCCCAATGCAGAGGCACCTCCCCCTGGTCCTGGGCAGGCCTCATCCGTGGCTCCGTCTTCTACCAATGTCGAGTCCTCAGCTGAGGGGGCTCCCCCGCCAGGTCCAGCTCCCCCGCCAGCCACCAGCCACCCGAGGGTCATCCGGATTTCCCACCAGAGTGTGGAACCCGTGGTCATGATGCACATGAACATTCAAG ATTCTGGCACACAGCCTGGTGGTGTTCCGAGTGCTCCCACTGGCCCCCTGGGACCCCCTGGTCATGGCCAAACCCTGG GACAGCAGGTGCCAGGCTTCCCAACAGCTCCAACCCGGGTGGTGATTGCCCGGCCCACTCCTCCACAGGCTCGGCCTTCCCATCCTGGAGGGCCCCCAGTCTCTGGGACACTG CAGGGCGCCGGTCTGGGTACCAATGCCTCGTTGGCCCAGATGGTGAGCGGCCTTGTGGGGCAGCTTCTTATGCAGCCAGTCCTTGTGG CTCAGGGGACCCCAGGTATGGCTCCACCGGCAGCCCCTGCCACTGCTTCTGCCAGTGCTGGCACCACCAACACAGCTACCACAGCTGGCCCCGCTCCTGGGGGGCCTGCCCAGCCTCCACCCGCCCCTCAACCCTCCACGGCTGATCTTCAGTTCTCTCAGCTTCTGGGGAACCTGCTAGGGCCTGCagggccaggggctggagggcctGGTGTGGCTTCTCCCACCATCACTGTGGCGATGCCTGGTGTCCCTGCCTTTCTCCAGGGCATGACTGACTTCTTGCAG GCAACACAGACAGcccctccaccacccccacctcctccacccccaccacctgCCCCAGAGCAGCAGACCATGCCCCCACCAGGCTCCCCTTCTGGTGGCGCAGGGAGTCCTGGAGGCCTGGGTCTTGAGAGCCTGTCACCGGAGTTTTTTACCTCAGTGGTGCAGGGTGTGCTCAGCTCCCTGCTGGGCTCCCTGGGGGCTCGGGCTGGCAGCAGTGAAAGTATTGCTGCCTTCATACAACGCCTCAGTGGATCCAGCAACATCTTTGAGCCTGGAACTGATGGGGCCCTTG GATTCTTTGGGGCCTTGCTTTCTCTTCTGTGCCAGAACTTCTCTATGGTGGACGTAGTGATGCTTCTCCATGGGCATTTCCAGCCACTACAACGGCTCCAGCCCCAGCTGCGATCCTTCTTCCACCAGCACTACCTGGGTGGTCAGGAGCCCACACCCAGTAACATCCGG ATGGCAACCCACACATTGATCACGGGGCTAGAAGAGTATGTGCGGGAGAGTTTT TCCTTGGTGCAGGTTCAGCCAGGTGTGGACATCATCCGGACAAACCTGGAATTTCTCCAAGAGCAGTTTAATAGCATTGCTGCGCATGTGCTGCATTGCACAG ATAGTGGATTTGGGGCCCGGTTGCTGGAGTTGTGTAACCAAGGCCTGTTTGAATGCCTGGCCCTAAACCTGCACTGCTTGGGGGGACAGCAGATGGAGCTTGCTGCTGTTATCAATGGCCGAATT CGTCGTATGTCTCGTGGGGTGAATCCCTCCTTGGTGAGCTGGCTGACCACTATGATGGGACTGAGGCTTCAGGTGGTACTGGagcacatgcctgtaggcccTGATGCCATTCTCAGATACGTTCGCAGGGTTGGTGATCCCCCCCAG CCACTTCCTGAGGAGCCAATGGAAGTTCAGGGAGCAGAAAGAGCTTCCCCTGAGCCTCAG CGGGAGAAtgcttccccagcccctggaacAACAGCAGAAGAGGCCATGTCCCGAGGTCCACCTCCTGCTCCTGAGGGGGGCTCCCGGGATGAACAGGATGGAGCTTCAGCTGAGACAGAACCTTGGGCAGCTGCAGTCCCCCCA GAATGGGTCCCTATTATCCAGCAGGACATTCAGAGCCAGCGGAAGGTGAAACCGCAGCCCCCTCTGAGTGATGCCTACCTCAGTGGTATGCCTGCCAAGAGACGCAAG ACGATGCAGGGTGAGGGCCCCCAGCTGCTTCTCTCAGAGGCTGTGAGCCGGGCAGCTAAGGCAGCCGGAGCTCGGCCCCTGACGAGCCCCGAGAGCCTGAGCCGGGACCTGGAGGCACCAGAGGTTCAGGAGAGCTACAGGCAGCAG CTCCGGTCTGATATACAAAAACGACTGCAGGAAGACCCCAACTACAGTCCCCAGCGCTTCCCCAATGCCCAGCGGGCCTTTGCTGATGATCCTTAG